In the Pyrolobus fumarii 1A genome, one interval contains:
- a CDS encoding DUF434 domain-containing protein: MEKPVLREDVLIEAMLDMYFLLSRGYPRRQSLEVVAARRGLNKWEKLAVYHCIHPYEVIQKVRRLTRCPPGGVYAVDGYNVIVSLVCVEDGIPVLICPDGFVRDVMGGWKPRPEEALHPLIEYLEALERHLGGRPIVYLDSRVSRSGWLASMIRREGFTAATSKTTDKSILVAAEQRGYTPITSDVVVLERVGGCNYLTHYVLLRGALTVDTASLLSRGFDSLARLWGVSPPWLSGY, translated from the coding sequence ATGGAGAAGCCCGTCCTACGCGAGGATGTGCTCATAGAGGCTATGCTCGATATGTACTTTCTACTCTCTAGAGGGTATCCCCGCCGCCAGAGTCTAGAGGTGGTGGCGGCGAGGAGGGGTCTAAACAAGTGGGAGAAACTCGCCGTATACCATTGTATCCATCCTTATGAGGTCATACAGAAGGTTAGGAGGTTGACGAGGTGCCCGCCTGGCGGCGTCTATGCGGTTGACGGGTATAACGTGATAGTCTCGCTCGTATGCGTGGAGGATGGTATCCCGGTGCTAATATGCCCGGATGGCTTTGTGAGGGACGTGATGGGCGGGTGGAAGCCTCGCCCCGAGGAGGCTCTACACCCACTAATAGAGTATCTAGAGGCTCTTGAGAGGCATCTCGGTGGTCGTCCTATAGTGTATCTTGACTCGCGCGTGAGTAGAAGCGGTTGGCTCGCGTCTATGATACGGAGAGAGGGGTTTACAGCAGCAACTAGCAAGACGACAGACAAGAGTATCCTAGTCGCGGCTGAGCAGAGGGGGTACACGCCTATAACATCGGATGTTGTCGTGCTTGAGAGGGTTGGGGGGTGTAACTATCTAACCCACTATGTGCTGTTGCGCGGCGCGTTGACCGTGGATACGGCATCCCTACTATCCAGGGGGTTTGACAGTCTCGCCCGGTTGTGGGGTGTATCCCCGCCATGGCTCT